The following coding sequences lie in one Chryseobacterium culicis genomic window:
- the rmuC gene encoding DNA recombination protein RmuC has protein sequence MEMIYLIIGLVAGGVLGAVILYFALKSSMVSRRSYDELNTLSIKNQSDLENSNLKIQELNQNINKEKEANILQQDHLDDLKNEFSKISAEYSSLNTQFQELKQTNQRQTTQIETHILEKQSIFAKNSELSAKNEGLQKSLDTQKEEIIKIQEDSKLQFENLANKILEEKTEKFTTLNQNNLKNILEPFQEKIADLKNKVNEAYEKENKERFSLAEKVKELAELNQQISDDAKKLTRALKGESKTQGNWGEMILESILEKSGLVKGREYFLEHELRDEDNNALFSEFSGKKMRPDAVIKYPDERNVIIDSKVSLTAFTDLVDETDPDVYAIKLSQHLGSIKNHISQLSQKAYDDYDKSMDFVMMFIPSEPAYIAAMQADHNLWNYAYEKRILLLNPSNLITSLKLIADLWKREYQNRNSIEIADRGARLYDKFVGFVENLEKVGRNLDQAKNVYNDAYKQLHTGNDNLITQTQKLKSLGIKNKKELPQSLIDNSNLIEPSDS, from the coding sequence ATGGAGATGATATATTTAATTATTGGGTTGGTTGCCGGTGGTGTACTGGGCGCTGTTATATTATATTTTGCACTGAAATCATCAATGGTTTCAAGGCGTTCTTATGACGAGCTGAATACCTTATCTATTAAAAACCAGTCTGATCTTGAAAATTCTAATCTTAAGATTCAGGAACTTAATCAAAATATCAATAAAGAGAAGGAAGCCAATATCCTTCAGCAGGACCATTTGGATGATTTGAAAAATGAATTTTCTAAAATTTCTGCCGAATATTCTTCTTTAAATACTCAGTTTCAGGAATTAAAACAAACCAATCAAAGACAAACCACACAGATAGAAACCCATATTCTTGAGAAGCAGTCTATTTTTGCAAAAAACTCAGAACTTTCGGCAAAGAATGAAGGTCTACAAAAATCTCTTGACACCCAGAAAGAAGAAATTATCAAGATCCAGGAGGATTCAAAACTTCAGTTTGAAAACCTTGCCAACAAAATTTTAGAAGAAAAAACAGAGAAATTCACCACTTTAAATCAGAATAATTTAAAAAACATTCTGGAACCTTTTCAGGAGAAAATTGCTGATTTAAAAAATAAAGTCAACGAGGCCTACGAAAAGGAAAATAAAGAACGTTTCTCCCTCGCAGAAAAAGTAAAGGAACTGGCAGAGCTGAACCAACAGATTTCTGATGATGCCAAAAAACTGACCAGAGCTCTGAAAGGAGAAAGCAAAACTCAGGGAAATTGGGGTGAGATGATCCTTGAAAGCATTCTTGAAAAATCCGGGCTGGTAAAAGGAAGAGAATATTTTCTGGAACATGAGCTACGTGATGAAGACAACAACGCTTTATTCTCCGAATTCTCCGGAAAAAAAATGCGCCCCGATGCAGTGATAAAATATCCGGATGAAAGAAATGTCATCATCGATTCCAAAGTATCCCTGACTGCCTTTACAGATTTGGTAGACGAAACCGATCCGGACGTGTATGCCATAAAGCTAAGCCAGCATCTTGGATCTATCAAAAACCACATTTCACAGCTAAGTCAAAAAGCTTATGACGACTACGACAAGTCTATGGATTTCGTCATGATGTTTATTCCTAGTGAACCAGCTTATATTGCAGCCATGCAGGCTGATCATAATCTATGGAACTATGCTTATGAAAAAAGAATACTTCTGCTTAATCCAAGCAATCTGATTACTTCTCTTAAACTGATCGCTGATCTTTGGAAACGTGAATATCAGAATAGAAATTCTATAGAAATTGCTGATCGCGGAGCAAGACTGTATGACAAATTTGTAGGTTTTGTGGAAAATCTGGAAAAAGTAGGGCGAAATCTGGATCAGGCAAAGAATGTATATAATGATGCCTACAAACAACTTCACACCGGAAATGACAATCTCATTACCCAAACTCAAAAGCTGAAGTCATTAGGAATCAAAAACAAAAAAGAGCTGCCTCAGAGTCTTATCGATAACAGTAATCTTATTGAACCGTCAGACAGCTAA
- a CDS encoding response regulator transcription factor: MNILLVEDDQRISNFLIKGLSEAGYHMTLADSGEKARELLHTYDFDIILMDIMLPGLDGMQLTQIIRFKGNYTPILVLSALNSPDDKIKMLDMGADDYLSKPFHFEELISRIKALTRRNKLSYQKEDQYLSCGNITIDTDLHKVTQNDKEIEFSPTEYKLFTFLMENKNKVLSRTQILHKVWGIDFDNTTNVVDVYISYVRNKIDETEQKIIHTVKGTGYLIKD; encoded by the coding sequence ATGAATATTTTGTTGGTAGAAGATGATCAAAGAATCAGCAATTTCCTGATAAAAGGTCTTTCCGAGGCTGGCTATCACATGACGCTTGCAGATTCCGGGGAAAAGGCTCGTGAACTTCTTCATACCTATGATTTCGATATTATTTTAATGGATATCATGCTTCCCGGACTGGATGGGATGCAGCTTACCCAGATTATTAGATTTAAAGGAAATTATACTCCGATTTTAGTTTTAAGTGCCTTGAACAGTCCGGATGACAAGATCAAAATGCTGGATATGGGTGCTGATGATTATTTATCTAAACCTTTCCATTTTGAAGAACTGATTTCAAGGATTAAAGCTTTAACAAGACGCAATAAACTGAGCTATCAGAAAGAAGACCAGTATCTGTCATGTGGAAATATCACCATTGATACAGACCTTCATAAGGTTACCCAGAATGATAAGGAAATTGAGTTTTCCCCTACAGAATACAAGCTTTTCACTTTCCTGATGGAGAATAAAAATAAAGTGCTGAGCAGAACCCAGATCTTACATAAGGTGTGGGGAATTGATTTTGATAATACAACGAATGTAGTAGATGTTTATATTTCCTACGTACGTAATAAGATTGATGAAACAGAACAGAAAATAATCCATACGGTGAAAGGAACCGGCTATTTGATTAAAGACTGA
- a CDS encoding sensor histidine kinase, with protein sequence MTLRNRFTLISSLSFGIVSIITSAVIFFAYYDSTKIFYFEKLRNTALISAIYYLEKDELPKDRHAQIKKEYNHLIQNNRVAVYNQNNEVTFGHNVNDKNIKLSHLQAVRNNKGIQFMSDNQFYYGIFYPDNQGDFVVFVKSSNDSFQSQILRLAIIMLSVLVVGLLAIYFLSRYLSKVVYKPISNVVERINKVDYNNISTAITSTNTNDEIEDLIKSYNKLLGRISENVLLQQNFINYVSHEFKTPLAAISGNLEVFAQKDRTPEEYREVAKESLDHVYEIENILNNLLLMSGMSKLESSHKLMRVDELIWKIYEKLEPKAKENNSSIKIQLQVTKPTLLEFPGNETLLYLALYNIVENAIKYSYDKPIVIILSEKRYSQLYIEVRDEGRGIPPDDLMKIAETFYRGKNVDSVKGSGIGLSLSKSIFDHHHIAMKIDSEVNVGTNVLLEFPAHS encoded by the coding sequence ATGACTCTCAGAAACAGGTTTACCCTTATTTCAAGCCTTTCGTTCGGCATTGTTTCTATCATCACATCTGCGGTGATATTCTTTGCTTATTATGACAGTACCAAGATTTTTTATTTTGAAAAGCTTAGAAATACGGCTCTTATTTCTGCTATTTATTACCTTGAAAAAGATGAGCTTCCAAAAGACCGTCATGCCCAGATCAAAAAAGAATATAATCACCTGATTCAGAATAACAGGGTAGCGGTTTACAATCAGAATAACGAAGTTACCTTTGGACATAATGTGAATGATAAGAATATAAAGCTTTCTCATTTGCAGGCTGTCCGAAATAATAAAGGAATCCAGTTTATGTCTGATAATCAATTCTACTATGGAATTTTTTATCCGGATAATCAGGGGGATTTCGTAGTTTTTGTAAAATCATCAAACGATTCTTTTCAATCACAGATATTGAGGCTTGCCATTATCATGCTTTCTGTATTGGTCGTTGGTTTGCTGGCGATTTATTTTCTGAGCAGGTATCTTTCAAAGGTGGTTTATAAACCTATTTCCAATGTTGTAGAACGTATTAATAAAGTGGATTACAATAATATTTCTACAGCAATTACTTCTACCAATACCAATGATGAAATTGAAGATCTTATAAAATCTTACAATAAACTGTTGGGAAGGATTTCTGAAAATGTTCTCTTACAGCAGAATTTTATTAATTATGTCTCTCATGAGTTTAAAACTCCGCTGGCAGCAATTTCCGGAAACCTGGAAGTTTTTGCTCAAAAGGATAGAACTCCGGAAGAATATAGAGAAGTGGCAAAAGAATCATTAGATCATGTTTACGAGATTGAAAATATTTTAAACAATCTTCTGCTGATGTCCGGAATGTCTAAACTGGAATCTTCTCATAAACTGATGAGAGTGGATGAGTTGATCTGGAAAATCTATGAGAAATTAGAACCGAAAGCAAAAGAAAACAATTCATCCATTAAAATACAGCTTCAGGTAACAAAACCTACTTTGCTGGAATTTCCAGGAAATGAAACTCTGCTATATTTAGCCCTATATAATATTGTTGAAAATGCGATCAAGTATTCCTATGATAAACCTATAGTGATCATATTATCGGAAAAAAGATATAGCCAGTTGTATATTGAAGTAAGAGATGAAGGAAGGGGAATCCCACCAGATGATCTTATGAAAATAGCTGAGACTTTTTACAGGGGAAAAAATGTAGATTCTGTAAAAGGCAGTGGAATTGGTTTATCCCTTTCTAAAAGTATTTTTGATCATCATCATATTGCAATGAAAATTGATTCCGAGGTTAATGTCGGAACAAATGTTCTTCTTGAATTTCCAGCTCATTCTTGA
- a CDS encoding TolC family protein — MKKLFFTLFYIHCFSFFSAQISDTLKIGRKEAETIFLAKNLDLIAQKLEISQAEARTVQAKYWPNPKLSISEVNLWRTYDIEEQPALIGNWGKNTQISAEIEQVIQTAGKRRKNIELQKIEVEGEKYELQEVLRELKKTLRNTITEILYNQEQQKIYQGQIASIEKLTKSYNNQLNLGNISKAEYVRLKAQEIEFKKKLISLKQEIEDQQAELKALLMLPSQSYLVISDSFVMPEKQLSELEVAQWMEKAKENRPDIMISRNKEKHAAKNLEIQNAMKTPDVAVSIGYDRGGNIMKDFIGLGVSMDLPIFDRNKGNIQEAKLEIEKSKLETRKNMLKSENEIVSVFRNYIRTQQVSEEIDGNYESTLDGLLVSHEKNFRLRNISMLEYMDFLDTYIGNKMIILDTKKELNQYYENLQYVVGQDL, encoded by the coding sequence TTGAAGAAGCTATTTTTTACCCTATTTTATATTCATTGTTTCAGTTTCTTTTCAGCACAGATTTCAGATACCCTGAAAATCGGCAGAAAGGAAGCTGAAACTATTTTTCTGGCTAAAAACCTTGATTTGATTGCACAGAAGCTTGAGATTTCCCAAGCTGAAGCCCGTACTGTTCAGGCAAAATACTGGCCTAATCCTAAATTAAGTATCAGTGAAGTTAACTTATGGAGAACTTATGATATTGAAGAACAGCCGGCACTGATCGGAAACTGGGGAAAGAATACCCAAATCTCTGCTGAGATAGAGCAGGTGATTCAGACGGCAGGAAAAAGGCGAAAAAATATCGAGCTGCAGAAAATAGAAGTGGAAGGCGAGAAGTACGAGCTGCAGGAAGTTTTACGTGAGCTTAAAAAGACACTCAGAAATACCATTACAGAAATCCTGTACAATCAGGAACAGCAGAAAATTTATCAGGGACAGATTGCTTCCATTGAGAAGCTAACAAAATCTTATAATAATCAACTGAATTTGGGAAACATCAGTAAAGCTGAATATGTCCGCCTAAAAGCACAGGAAATTGAATTTAAAAAGAAGCTGATTTCATTAAAACAGGAAATCGAAGATCAGCAGGCAGAGCTTAAAGCTTTATTGATGCTGCCTTCCCAGTCTTATCTGGTTATATCGGATTCATTTGTGATGCCTGAAAAACAACTTTCTGAATTAGAGGTTGCTCAATGGATGGAAAAAGCAAAAGAAAACCGTCCTGATATCATGATTTCAAGGAATAAAGAAAAGCATGCAGCTAAAAATCTGGAGATTCAAAATGCTATGAAAACTCCCGATGTCGCCGTTTCTATTGGCTATGACCGCGGAGGAAATATCATGAAAGATTTTATAGGATTAGGGGTTTCTATGGATCTTCCCATTTTCGACCGCAACAAAGGAAATATTCAGGAAGCTAAGCTTGAAATTGAGAAAAGCAAACTTGAAACCCGCAAAAACATGCTGAAGTCTGAGAATGAAATTGTCTCTGTTTTCAGAAACTATATCCGTACCCAACAGGTTTCAGAAGAAATTGATGGAAATTATGAATCTACACTGGACGGCTTACTGGTAAGTCATGAGAAAAATTTCAGACTACGAAATATCAGCATGCTGGAATACATGGATTTTCTGGATACCTATATCGGAAATAAAATGATCATTCTGGATACTAAAAAAGAACTTAATCAATACTACGAAAACCTGCAGTATGTTGTAGGACAAGATTTATAA
- a CDS encoding efflux RND transporter periplasmic adaptor subunit, producing MNKNITQYIAAAYLSALMIFTGCAGKEENKEADKVYCISKELKKDIKLVKAEMLPIEESITLTGEVESNSDKTVPFVSLVDGVVIDTYFSLGDYVKKGQTLASIKSTAVNEMQDDTQTLQAQLAVAKRKLSSVEAMYKDDIASQKDLQEARSEVAILQSNISKTQKNMQLYSAGGNTIQIKAPADGYVISKNIAKGMPVTAGGDQLFTISNLDKVWVMANVYATNMRHVYVDQPVVVKTLAYPDDSFSGKINNISQVFNENERVLKAKIIMDNNGMKLRPGMSADVVLPVNSQNKSALAIPAKALIFDNNQSYVVVYKKDCELEIRPVTEIASNSQYIYVEGNLKPGENVIASNGLLIYENLKNQLNNSTK from the coding sequence ATGAACAAAAATATTACCCAATACATTGCTGCAGCTTATCTGTCTGCCCTCATGATTTTTACAGGCTGCGCCGGAAAAGAAGAAAATAAAGAAGCTGATAAAGTTTACTGCATCAGCAAAGAACTTAAAAAAGATATTAAGCTGGTTAAAGCAGAAATGCTTCCCATAGAAGAAAGTATTACCCTTACCGGAGAGGTGGAAAGTAATTCAGATAAAACGGTTCCCTTTGTAAGTCTTGTGGACGGAGTGGTGATTGATACCTATTTCTCTCTTGGCGATTATGTGAAAAAGGGACAAACCCTGGCAAGTATAAAAAGTACGGCTGTGAATGAAATGCAGGATGATACCCAAACCTTACAGGCACAGTTGGCAGTAGCCAAAAGAAAACTATCCTCTGTAGAAGCCATGTATAAAGATGATATTGCTTCACAGAAGGATTTACAGGAAGCCCGTTCCGAAGTTGCCATTTTGCAATCTAATATTTCCAAGACACAGAAAAATATGCAGTTGTATTCTGCAGGAGGAAATACCATTCAGATAAAAGCTCCGGCAGACGGCTATGTTATTTCAAAGAATATTGCTAAAGGGATGCCTGTTACTGCTGGTGGAGATCAGCTGTTTACGATTTCGAATCTGGATAAAGTCTGGGTGATGGCTAATGTATACGCAACCAATATGAGACATGTTTATGTAGATCAGCCTGTAGTGGTAAAAACACTGGCCTATCCGGATGACAGCTTTTCAGGAAAGATCAATAATATTTCCCAGGTTTTCAACGAAAATGAAAGGGTTCTCAAAGCCAAGATCATTATGGATAATAATGGAATGAAGCTAAGACCAGGAATGTCTGCAGATGTTGTATTGCCCGTTAACTCACAAAACAAAAGTGCATTGGCTATTCCTGCAAAAGCTTTGATTTTTGATAACAACCAAAGTTATGTAGTGGTTTACAAAAAGGACTGTGAACTTGAGATAAGACCCGTGACGGAAATAGCTTCCAACAGTCAGTATATTTATGTAGAAGGGAATTTAAAGCCAGGTGAAAATGTGATTGCTTCCAATGGATTGCTGATTTATGAAAACCTGAAAAACCAATTAAATAACTCCACGAAGTAA
- a CDS encoding efflux RND transporter permease subunit codes for MRKFVQNIVSFSLKNSLIVLLGTFLLLAGGIYSYLHTPIEAFPDVTNTRVRVITQWPGRSAEEIEKFVTLPISKEMNAIPNKTSVRSISLFGLSVVTVIFDDHVNDFYAQQYASNKLGNVELPAGAEYSIEPPSGATGEIYRYIIKSKLPIKEVTAIQDWVVERELLAVPGVADVVSFGGEEKTYEIKINPTELHNYDLSPLDVYEAVSKSNINVGGDVVAKGDQAYVVRGIGLLEKKEDIENIQIEVKGSTPILVKHVAEVKISAKPRLGQVGYNKENDVVEGIVIMLRGENPSEVIARLKDRIEELNGGELPGDVQIVPIIDRTELVNTTVHTVSKNLIEGVILVSIIVFIFLYNWRTTFIVASVIPLAFLFAIIMLKIQGLPANLISMGALDFGLLLEGTLVIVEHVFVALELKAKKIGLRRFNKISKLGIIKKSAGSVASYIFFALLILIVALMPIFSFQKVEGKMFSPLAFTLGYALLGSLILSLTYVPAMCKLLLTKNIEEKENFISRFFRVNIYRIYEFSDRHKKGFMIGFVALLAICGWRFSNYGSEFLPKLNEGAIYVRATLPNSVNLDESVRLTKEMKEILMKYDEVKFVMTQTGRPNDGTDPTGFFNIEFNIQLKPENEWKKKISKEELLEEMRVSLEKYPGINFGFSQPIQDNVEEYVAGVKAPLVIKIFGNDLFELENYANKVANSIRTVPGISDVNVFKNIGLPELRIQLHDSKMAKYGVSTADAQAVIEMTIGGQAATKFYEEERMFDVMLRFEKDYRDTPEKMGNILIPTQDNKKVPLKEIATIDYYTGPSFIYREGNSRYIGVGFNIEGRDLGSTIKEAKAKVEKEVKLPKNHKMTWAGEFESKERAAKQLAMVVPISLVLILMLLYFNFGNIKDTLISSITLAFAFIGGFLSLWFTGTIFGISAGIGFIILFGVATIDGIVLIGVMKENLQNRMSLKESIAEGVKSRIRPVVMIALMGSMGLLPAAMSNGMGSEIQKPLAIMIVGGLIVCMLLSFTILPIIFHYAYRKKHKGAI; via the coding sequence ATGCGAAAATTTGTACAGAATATAGTTTCCTTCTCTTTAAAAAACTCATTGATTGTTCTTCTGGGAACTTTCCTGTTGCTGGCCGGAGGAATCTATTCTTATTTACATACCCCCATTGAAGCTTTTCCGGATGTTACCAATACCAGAGTAAGAGTCATTACCCAATGGCCTGGAAGAAGTGCTGAAGAAATAGAAAAATTTGTCACCTTACCTATTTCCAAGGAAATGAATGCCATCCCGAATAAAACTTCGGTGCGGTCTATTTCCCTATTTGGATTATCAGTGGTGACTGTTATTTTTGATGATCATGTCAATGATTTTTATGCACAGCAGTATGCATCCAATAAACTCGGAAATGTAGAACTTCCTGCCGGGGCAGAATATAGTATTGAACCTCCGTCCGGAGCTACCGGTGAAATTTACCGGTATATTATCAAGAGTAAACTTCCCATCAAAGAAGTGACGGCTATCCAGGATTGGGTGGTAGAACGAGAATTGCTGGCGGTTCCCGGAGTTGCTGATGTGGTAAGCTTTGGTGGTGAAGAAAAGACCTATGAAATAAAAATTAATCCTACGGAATTACACAATTACGACCTTTCCCCCCTGGATGTGTATGAAGCGGTTTCGAAGAGTAATATTAATGTAGGAGGAGATGTAGTGGCAAAAGGTGATCAGGCTTATGTAGTGCGGGGGATTGGTCTTTTGGAGAAAAAAGAAGATATTGAGAATATTCAGATCGAGGTAAAAGGTTCTACCCCTATTTTGGTAAAGCATGTTGCTGAAGTAAAAATTTCGGCAAAACCAAGATTAGGACAGGTAGGATATAACAAAGAAAATGATGTCGTAGAAGGAATTGTCATCATGCTTCGTGGCGAAAATCCAAGCGAAGTGATTGCGAGACTGAAAGACAGAATAGAAGAGTTGAACGGAGGAGAACTTCCCGGTGATGTTCAGATTGTTCCGATCATTGACCGTACAGAATTGGTAAATACTACTGTTCATACCGTTTCCAAAAACCTTATTGAAGGAGTTATTCTGGTTTCCATCATTGTATTTATATTCCTTTACAACTGGAGAACAACTTTTATTGTAGCATCGGTAATTCCTTTGGCTTTCTTATTTGCAATTATTATGTTGAAAATTCAGGGACTTCCCGCTAACCTGATTTCTATGGGAGCGCTGGATTTCGGACTGCTTCTGGAAGGAACGCTGGTCATTGTAGAACATGTCTTTGTTGCCCTCGAGCTTAAAGCAAAAAAAATAGGCCTGCGGAGATTCAACAAAATTTCGAAACTGGGAATTATTAAGAAAAGTGCCGGAAGTGTAGCAAGTTATATTTTCTTTGCCCTGTTGATTCTTATCGTTGCCCTGATGCCGATTTTCTCTTTCCAGAAAGTGGAAGGAAAAATGTTCTCACCGTTAGCATTTACGCTTGGATATGCGTTGTTAGGATCATTGATCTTAAGCTTAACCTACGTTCCGGCAATGTGTAAACTGTTACTGACTAAAAATATTGAAGAGAAAGAAAACTTTATCTCGAGATTCTTCAGAGTCAATATCTACAGAATCTATGAGTTCAGCGACCGTCACAAAAAAGGATTCATGATTGGCTTTGTTGCTTTACTTGCTATTTGTGGATGGAGATTTTCAAATTACGGATCTGAATTTTTACCAAAACTGAACGAAGGAGCCATCTATGTGAGAGCAACTCTTCCCAACAGTGTCAACTTGGATGAATCTGTACGGTTAACCAAAGAAATGAAGGAGATTCTCATGAAATATGATGAAGTGAAATTTGTCATGACCCAGACAGGCCGTCCCAATGACGGAACTGATCCCACCGGATTTTTTAATATTGAATTCAACATTCAGCTGAAGCCGGAAAATGAATGGAAGAAAAAAATATCCAAAGAAGAACTCCTCGAAGAAATGAGAGTTTCTCTTGAAAAGTATCCTGGTATCAACTTTGGATTCAGCCAGCCAATACAGGATAATGTGGAAGAATATGTAGCAGGAGTAAAAGCCCCGCTGGTGATTAAGATTTTTGGGAATGATCTTTTCGAACTTGAAAATTATGCCAATAAAGTTGCCAATTCCATCAGAACAGTTCCGGGAATATCCGATGTGAATGTTTTTAAAAATATTGGATTGCCGGAATTGAGAATACAGCTTCATGATTCTAAAATGGCCAAGTATGGAGTTTCCACAGCAGATGCACAAGCGGTTATCGAAATGACGATTGGCGGGCAGGCTGCTACTAAGTTTTATGAAGAAGAAAGAATGTTCGATGTCATGCTGAGATTTGAAAAAGATTACAGAGATACTCCGGAAAAGATGGGGAATATTCTCATCCCGACTCAGGATAATAAAAAAGTTCCGTTGAAAGAAATTGCAACGATTGATTATTATACAGGACCGTCATTTATTTACCGCGAAGGAAACAGCAGATACATCGGAGTTGGATTTAATATTGAAGGGCGTGACCTGGGAAGTACCATCAAAGAAGCAAAAGCAAAAGTAGAGAAAGAAGTAAAACTTCCGAAAAACCATAAAATGACCTGGGCCGGAGAATTTGAAAGCAAAGAAAGAGCTGCAAAACAGCTGGCAATGGTAGTGCCGATCTCTTTAGTGCTTATTCTGATGCTGTTGTATTTCAACTTTGGAAACATAAAAGATACACTGATTTCTTCCATTACATTGGCATTTGCGTTTATCGGAGGATTTTTATCCCTTTGGTTTACGGGAACCATCTTCGGAATTTCAGCGGGAATTGGTTTCATCATCCTTTTTGGTGTTGCAACGATAGATGGTATCGTTCTGATTGGAGTGATGAAAGAAAATCTCCAAAACAGAATGTCCTTGAAAGAATCCATTGCAGAAGGAGTGAAGAGTAGAATTCGTCCAGTGGTGATGATTGCCCTGATGGGATCTATGGGACTTCTTCCCGCAGCGATGTCAAACGGAATGGGTTCAGAAATTCAGAAACCTTTAGCCATTATGATTGTTGGAGGATTGATTGTCTGTATGCTGCTGTCCTTTACAATACTACCTATTATTTTCCATTATGCTTATCGTAAAAAGCATAAAGGAGCAATATAG
- a CDS encoding DUF5995 family protein, producing MKTIEEVLKKLDEIIIWCKENQSPAGYFACTYRIMTAQVLKGIQQKKFEDNPRMTLLDIAFAQRYLQAWESYSKGKRCTNSWYIAFEAAKNKNLLILQHIFLGMNAHINLDLGISAATIMPYRKINPLKKDFENINNVIASINQNVQNSLNKICYPVDLIDQLSNGKDNVVLDFAISKARDTSWATAVIACNTPIFLRESVTDIVDYAAAKVATQILNPKILAPVLLKELKKCESSDVVKNIEILESTKNT from the coding sequence ATGAAAACCATTGAGGAAGTTCTGAAAAAACTGGATGAAATCATTATCTGGTGTAAAGAAAATCAAAGTCCGGCAGGATATTTTGCCTGTACCTACCGAATCATGACAGCCCAGGTTCTGAAAGGCATTCAGCAAAAAAAGTTTGAAGACAACCCCAGAATGACATTGCTCGACATTGCTTTTGCACAGAGATACCTTCAGGCATGGGAAAGCTACAGCAAAGGAAAAAGATGCACCAATTCATGGTACATTGCATTTGAAGCGGCTAAAAACAAAAATCTGTTGATTTTGCAGCATATTTTTTTGGGTATGAATGCTCACATCAATCTGGATCTGGGTATTTCTGCAGCGACCATAATGCCTTACCGGAAAATAAATCCTTTGAAAAAAGATTTTGAAAATATTAATAATGTCATTGCTTCTATTAATCAGAACGTGCAGAATTCTTTAAACAAAATCTGTTATCCCGTAGACCTTATTGACCAACTCTCTAACGGAAAGGATAATGTGGTACTTGATTTTGCAATTTCCAAAGCAAGAGACACCTCATGGGCAACAGCAGTCATTGCATGCAATACTCCAATTTTCTTGAGAGAATCTGTAACCGATATTGTAGATTATGCCGCAGCAAAAGTCGCTACACAAATTCTGAACCCGAAGATCCTCGCTCCTGTCCTTTTAAAAGAACTTAAAAAATGTGAAAGCAGTGATGTGGTGAAGAATATTGAGATTTTGGAGTCTACAAAGAATACTTAA